Proteins from a single region of Stutzerimonas stutzeri:
- a CDS encoding TAXI family TRAP transporter solute-binding subunit: MRLTKRLGLLAAAAAFTASTAAVAAPTFINILTGGTSGVYYPIGVALSQQYNKIDGAKTSVQATKASVENLNLLQAGRGELAFSLGDSVDDAWNGVEDAGFKAPLKRLRAIAGTYNNYIQIVASAESGIKTLEDLKGKRISVGAPKSGTELNARAIFKAAGLDYKDMGRVEFLPYAESVELIKNRQLDATLQSSGLGMAAIRDLASTMPVTFVEIPAEVVEKIASDAYLAGVIPAGTYDGQDADVPTVAITNILVTHEKVSDEVAYQMTKLMFDNLSALGNAHSAAKDIKLENATQNLPIPLHPGAERFYKEAGVLK; encoded by the coding sequence ATGAGACTGACCAAACGCCTGGGCCTGCTTGCTGCCGCTGCAGCCTTCACCGCCAGCACTGCAGCCGTCGCTGCGCCGACCTTCATCAACATCCTCACCGGCGGCACCAGCGGTGTGTACTACCCGATCGGCGTGGCCCTGTCGCAGCAGTACAACAAGATCGACGGCGCCAAGACCTCGGTACAGGCCACCAAGGCTTCGGTGGAAAACCTAAACCTGCTGCAAGCCGGTCGTGGCGAACTGGCCTTCTCCCTGGGTGATTCCGTGGATGACGCCTGGAACGGTGTCGAAGACGCCGGCTTCAAGGCTCCGCTCAAGCGTCTGCGCGCCATCGCCGGCACCTACAACAACTACATTCAGATCGTCGCCAGCGCCGAATCGGGCATCAAGACCCTGGAAGACCTGAAGGGCAAGCGCATCTCCGTCGGCGCGCCGAAGTCCGGCACTGAGCTCAACGCCCGTGCGATCTTCAAGGCCGCCGGTCTGGACTACAAGGACATGGGCCGCGTCGAATTCCTGCCCTACGCCGAGTCGGTCGAGCTGATCAAGAACCGCCAGCTGGACGCCACCCTGCAGTCCTCGGGCCTGGGCATGGCCGCCATCCGCGACCTGGCCAGCACCATGCCGGTGACTTTCGTCGAGATCCCGGCCGAAGTGGTCGAGAAGATCGCCAGCGACGCCTATCTGGCGGGCGTGATCCCGGCCGGCACCTACGACGGTCAGGACGCCGACGTTCCCACCGTGGCCATCACCAACATCCTGGTGACCCACGAGAAGGTCTCCGATGAAGTGGCTTATCAGATGACCAAGCTGATGTTCGACAACCTGTCTGCACTGGGCAACGCCCACTCTGCGGCCAAGGACATCAAGCTGGAAAACGCCACCCAGAACCTGCCGATTCCGCTGCATCCGGGTGCCGAGCGCTTCTACAAGGAAGCCGGGGTACTCAAGTAA